One window from the genome of Vespula pensylvanica isolate Volc-1 chromosome 11, ASM1446617v1, whole genome shotgun sequence encodes:
- the LOC122633058 gene encoding uncharacterized protein LOC122633058: protein MARPASEEQHFVEMLNYISDKSETPLNVKTSIKNCSAKDDGSFIENNVLEDDDSSIISNASYCSYSADSSFVSYFIQLENESSFSELDDTEDDIDNFLDKSDDSLDSWCMIPSNSDYVNTSSNDEGNTNSYLSDSSSPESSFFLDSTSTSGNDSSIASSDDEYFDD, encoded by the exons ATGGCAAGGCCTGCTAGCGAGGAACAACATTTTGTCGAAATGCTTAATTATATAAGCGACAAGAGCGAGACGCCCTTAAACGTTAAAACGTCTATTAAGAATTGTTCCGCGAAGGACGATGGTTCTTTTATTGAGAACAATGTTTTGGAGGACGACGACTCATCGATAATCTCCAATGCTTCGTACTGCTCTTACTCTGCAGACTCTTCGTTCGTCTCTTATTTTATCCAATTGGAAAATGAATCTTCTTTCTCAGAGTTGGACGATACCGAGG acgatatcgataatttcttGGATAAGAGTGACGATTCGTTGGACAGCTGGTGCATGATTCCATCCAACAGCGATTACGTTAATACAAGCAGCAACGACGAAGGGAACACTAACTCTTATCTCAGCGATAGTTCGAGTCCGGAAAGTTCCTTCTTCTTGGATTCGACGTCCACGTCTGGAAACGATTCGAGTATCGCGTCGTCGGACGACGAATACTTCGACGAttaa